In the Ursus arctos isolate Adak ecotype North America unplaced genomic scaffold, UrsArc2.0 scaffold_5, whole genome shotgun sequence genome, one interval contains:
- the SLC4A9 gene encoding anion exchange protein 4 isoform X2 — translation MNLPGQEEFEVSSACENVPTGELDSGPGSGPSPDGLSDTDRGELGVPKDPLLFIQLNELLGWPHALEWRETGRWVLFEEKLEVGAGRWSVPHVPTLALSSLQKLRSLLAEGLVLLDCPAQSFLELVEQVTRVESLSPELRGQLQALLLQRPQHLIQPIGTRPCQGSAHPREASHNEEAPLKEQRQNPLRRKLPPGAEAGAVLAGELGFLVQPLGAFVRLRDPVVLGPLIEVPLPSRFFCLLLGPSTLGKGYHEMGRAMAVLLSDPQFQWSVRRASNLHDLLAALDAFLEEATVLPPGRWDPTARIAPPKCLPSQHKRLFSQLREVKGPSAGHGALTEDRYGHWPHAPSPELQRTGRLFGGLVQDVRRKASWYLSDFLDALHPQCFSAVLYIYLATVTNAITFGGLLGEATNGAQGVLESFLGTAVAGAAFCLMAGQPLTILSSTGPVLVFERLLFSFSRDYSLDYLPFRLWVGVWVATFCLALVATEASVLVRYFTRFTEEGFCALISLIFIYDAVGKMLSLTSAYPIQSPGYPAYGCFCQYPDLGGNESQWMRTEPKDRDDISSMDLGLVNASLLPPPECVRRGGHPRGPSCHTVPDIAFFSLLLFFTSFLLATALKHVKTSRFFPSVVRKVLGDFSSVLAMLLGCGLDSFLGLATPKLTVPSEFKPTLPGRGWLVSPFGANPWWLSVAAALPALLLSILIFMDQQITAVILNRAEYKLRKGAGFHLDLFCVALLMLLTSALGLPWYVSATVISLAHMDSLRRESRACALGEPRSFLGIREQRLTGLVVFILTGTSIFLAPVLKFIPMPVLYGIFLYMGVAAISSIQFTKRVQLLLMPAKHQPDLLLLRHVPLSRVHLFTAIQLACLGLLWIIKSTPAAIIFPLMLLGLVGVRKALERVFSPQELLWLDELMPEKERSIPEKGLEPEYSLSGDSEDSELMYQPRAPEINISVN, via the exons ATGAACCTACCAGGCCAGGAGGAGTTTGAGGTCTCCAGTGCTTGTGAAAATGTGCCCACAGGAGAGCTGGACAGTGGCCCTGGCTCTGGCCCCAGCCCTGATGGCCTCTCAGACACAGACAGAGGGGAACTGGGGGTACCCAAGGACCCTCTGCTCTTCATTCAGCTAAATGAGCTTCTGGGCTGGCCCCACGCCCTGGAgtggagagagacaggcag GTGGGTGCTGTTTGAGGAGAAGCTGGAGGTGGGTGCGGGCCGGTGGAGTGTTCCTCACGTGCCCACCCTGGCACTGTCCAGCCTTCAGAAGCTCCGCAGCCTACTGGCCGAGGGCCTTGTGCTGCTGGACTGTCCAGCTCAGAGCTTCCTGGAGCTCGTGG AACAGGTGACCAGAGTGGAGTCGCTGAGCCCAGAGCTGAGAGGGCAGCTGCAGGCCTTGCTGCTGCAGAGACCCCAGCACCTCATCCAGCCCATAGGCACCAGGCCCTGCCAGG GGTCTGCCCATCCAAGAGAGGCTTCTCACAATGAGGAAGCCCCCCTGAAGGAACAG CGTCAGAACCCCCTGAGACGGAAGCTGCCTCCAGGGGCCGAGGCAGGGGCTGTGCTGGCAGGAGAGTTGGGCTTCTTGGTGCAGCCCCTGGGGGCCTTTGTGCGACTGCGGGATCCAGTGGTGCTGGGACCCCTCATTGAGGTTCCCCTTCCTAGCAG ATTTTTCTGCCTCCTCCTTGGTCCCTCCACATTGGGAAAGGGCTACCATGAGATGGGCCGGGCAATGGCCGTCCTCCTCAGTGACCCG CAATTCCAGTGGTCAGTTCGTCGGGCCAGCAACCTTCACGACCTCCTGGCAGCCTTGGATGCCTTCCTAGAGGAGGCTACGGTGCTCCCTCCAGGTCGCTGGGACCCGACAGCCCGGATTGCCCCACCTAAATGTCTTCCCTCCCAGCACAAAAG GCTCTTCTCACAACTGAGGGAGGTCAAGGGCCCCTCTGCCGGGCATGGGGCCCTGACTGAGGACAGGTATGGTCACTGGCCACACGCACCCAGCCCAGAGTTACAGCGGACAGGCAG GCTGTTTGGGGGCCTCGTCCAGGATGTGCGCCGGAAGGCCTCGTGGTACCTCAGCGACTTTTTGGACGCGCTGCATCCCCAGTGCTTCTCAGCCGTACTCTACATTTACTTGGCCACTGTCACTAATGCCATCACTTTTGGGGGTCTGCTGGGGGAAGCCACCaatggtgctcag GGGGTGCTGGAAAGTTTCCTGGGCACTGCAGTGGCTGGAGCTGCCTTCTGTCTGATGGCTGGCCAGCCCCTCACCATCCTCAGCAGCACAGGGCCAGTGCTGGTCTTCGAGCGCCTGCTCTTCTCCTTCAGTAG agATTACAGCCTGGACTACCTACCCTTCCGCCTGTGGGTGGGCGTCTGGGTGGCCACATTTTGCCTGGCGCTGGTGGCCACAGAGGCCAGCGTGCTGGTACGCTACTTTACCCGCTTCACCGAAGAAGGCTTCTGCGCCCTCATCAGCCTCATCTTCATCTATGATGCTGTGGGCAAAATGCTGAGCTTGACCAGTGCCTATCCCATCCAGAGCCCTGGCTATCctgcctatggctgcttttgccaGTACCCAGAcctgggag GAAATGAGTCTCAGTGGATGAGGACAGAACCAAAAGACAGAGATGACATCTCAAGTATG GACCTAGGCCTGGTCAATGCCTCCTTGCTGCCCCCACCTGAGTGTGTCCGGCGGGGAGGCCACCCTCGTGGCCCCAGCTGTCATACTGTCCCAGACAtcgccttcttctccctcctcctcttctttacCTCCTTCCTCTTAGCCACGGCCCTCAAGCATGTAAAGACAAGCCGCTTCTTCCCCTCTGTG GTACGCAAAGTGCTCGGTGACTTCTCCTCAGTCCTGGCCATGCTGCTGGGCTGTGGCCTTGATTCCTTCCTGGGTCTGGCCACGCCAAAGCTCACGGTGCCCAGTGAGTTCAAG CCCACACTCCCTGGGCGTGGCTGGCTGGTGTCACCTTTTGGAGCCAACCCCTGGTGGCTGAGTGTGGCAGCAGCCCTACCTGCCCTGCTGCTATCTATCCTCATCTTCATGGACCAGCAGATCACAGCGGTCATCCTCAACCGTGCTGAATATAAACTGCGG AAGGGAGCTGGCTTCCACCTGGACCTCTTCTGTGTGGCTCTGCTGATGCTGCTCACGTCGGCGCTGGGGCTACCCTGGTACGTCTCAGCCACAGTCATCTCCCTGGCCCACATGGACAGTCTTCGGAGAGAAAGCAGAGCCTGTGCCCTGGGGGAGCCCCGCAGCTTCCTGGGGATCAG GGAGCAGAGGCTGACAGGCCTGGTGGTGTTCATCCTCACAGGAACTTCCATCTTCCTGGCACCTGTACTCAAG TTCATCCCAATGCCTGTGCTCTATGGCATATTCCTGTACATGGGGGTGGCAGCGATCAGCAGCATTCAG TTCACAAAGAGGGTACAGCTATTATTGATGCCAGCAAAACATCAGCCAGACCTCCTGCTCTTGCGGCACGTACCTCTGAGCAGGGTCCACCTCTTCACAGCCATCCAGCTTGCCTGCCTGGGTCTGCTTTGGATAATCAAGTCTACCCCTGCAGCCATCATCTTCCCTCTCATG TTGCTGGGCCTGGTGGGGGTCCGAAAGGCACTGGAGAGGGTCTTCTCACCACAAGAACTCCTTTGGCTGGATGAGCTGAtgccagagaaggaaaggagcatCCCTGAGAAGGGGCTGGAGCCAGAATATTCACTCAGTGGTGACAGTGAAGAC TCAGAGCTTATGTATCAGCCACGGGCTCCAGAAATCAATATCTCTGTGAATTAG